A genomic region of Devosia ginsengisoli contains the following coding sequences:
- a CDS encoding NADPH-dependent F420 reductase, which translates to MSYAIIGFGRIGQALAQAFARKNIDVTVASRRPAEALAPQARAIGPTVVARSLQEALEADTIILAIPFGEHGEVAKALSSWQGKTVIDATNALVALEDLEGLPSSAFLARAFTGARLVKGFNHLVAATLAADPVVDGGHRVVFLSSDDEDAIAPVADLARQLGFAPVDLGRLDEGGALVHARDRVWGKLIFQDLFKQEQ; encoded by the coding sequence ATGAGCTACGCGATTATTGGATTCGGCAGGATAGGCCAGGCGCTCGCCCAAGCCTTTGCCCGCAAAAACATTGATGTGACCGTCGCCAGCCGCCGGCCGGCCGAGGCACTGGCGCCGCAGGCTCGGGCGATTGGCCCGACAGTCGTCGCCAGATCGTTGCAGGAGGCACTCGAAGCCGACACGATCATCCTGGCGATCCCGTTCGGGGAGCATGGCGAGGTTGCGAAGGCCCTGTCGAGCTGGCAAGGCAAGACGGTCATCGACGCGACAAACGCGCTGGTTGCCCTTGAGGACCTGGAAGGCCTCCCGTCTTCCGCCTTCCTCGCCAGGGCGTTCACCGGCGCCAGGCTCGTCAAGGGATTCAATCACCTGGTCGCGGCCACCCTGGCCGCCGATCCGGTCGTCGATGGTGGCCACCGCGTGGTCTTCCTGTCGAGCGACGACGAGGATGCGATCGCTCCCGTGGCAGATTTGGCCAGGCAGCTCGGCTTCGCGCCGGTCGATCTGGGAAGGCTCGATGAGGGTGGCGCGCTGGTGCATGCGCGCGACCGCGTCTGGGGCAAGCTCATCTTCCAGGATCTGTTCAAGCAGGAGCAGTAA
- a CDS encoding MFS transporter, whose translation MFSAFSRSASPELRASLYQFTVYIPGGVASVFLGIWLSEHGIPADQIGVINALPTLCLLLLNIIVGRVADKADDWRTALIVISLGSALAPVPLFFVSEFWGILSVWALCATSNGLVAPVIDAATVRMTRRNGTDFGVVRAWATVGYVFAAGGLGLFLNVLGSGAFVGLYVITVVARAALAFLLPRFRAPAPKPTLANTDPAIAAQPSRLRDSLKPWFVLPLLAFALVNSSNSVIGSFGALLWHENGIPSYFLGPLLGIAAVGEAILMFAWRRFGGRVTARNMILVAALAGLVRFTIMAFNPPVEVLFFTQLLHAFSFGMGYFGVVHFIANWTNEANAAEAQGFANMLNMAMAMLALVIFGVLVEHFAAYAFFYSTVTSLLAVGCVLLSLRLRPPKSLVG comes from the coding sequence ATGTTTTCGGCATTTTCGCGCTCGGCCAGTCCCGAGCTGCGCGCCTCGCTATACCAGTTCACCGTCTATATTCCGGGCGGCGTGGCTTCGGTCTTTCTCGGCATCTGGCTCAGCGAGCACGGCATTCCCGCCGACCAGATCGGCGTCATCAATGCGCTGCCCACTTTGTGCCTGCTGCTGCTCAACATCATTGTCGGCCGGGTTGCCGACAAGGCCGATGACTGGCGCACCGCGCTCATCGTCATCTCGCTGGGCTCGGCTTTGGCGCCGGTGCCACTTTTCTTCGTCTCCGAATTCTGGGGCATCCTTTCGGTCTGGGCGCTGTGCGCCACCTCCAATGGGCTGGTCGCGCCAGTCATCGATGCGGCCACCGTGCGCATGACGCGCCGCAACGGCACCGATTTCGGCGTCGTCCGCGCCTGGGCCACGGTGGGCTATGTGTTCGCGGCGGGCGGGCTCGGCCTCTTCCTCAATGTGCTGGGATCGGGCGCCTTTGTCGGCCTCTATGTCATCACCGTAGTGGCGCGGGCGGCTTTGGCCTTCCTGCTGCCGCGCTTCCGCGCCCCGGCGCCCAAGCCGACGCTGGCCAATACCGATCCCGCCATTGCCGCCCAGCCGAGCCGGCTGCGGGATTCCCTCAAGCCCTGGTTCGTCCTGCCGCTATTGGCCTTTGCGCTGGTCAATTCCAGCAATTCGGTGATCGGCAGCTTCGGCGCGCTGCTCTGGCACGAAAACGGCATTCCGAGCTATTTCCTCGGGCCCCTGCTGGGCATAGCTGCAGTGGGCGAGGCTATCCTGATGTTTGCCTGGCGGCGCTTTGGCGGGCGGGTCACGGCGCGCAACATGATCCTGGTGGCGGCCCTGGCGGGCCTGGTGCGTTTCACCATCATGGCCTTCAATCCGCCGGTGGAAGTGCTGTTCTTCACCCAGCTCCTCCACGCCTTCAGCTTCGGGATGGGCTATTTCGGCGTCGTGCACTTCATCGCCAACTGGACCAACGAGGCCAATGCCGCCGAAGCGCAGGGCTTTGCCAATATGCTCAATATGGCCATGGCCATGCTGGCGCTGGTCATCTTCGGCGTGCTGGTGGAGCATTTCGCGGCCTACGCCTTCTTCTACTCCACCGTCACCTCGCTGCTGGCCGTCGGCTGCGTGCTGCTGTCCCTGCGGCTCCGCCCACCAAAGTCGCTGGTGGGGTAA
- a CDS encoding dihydrofolate reductase family protein: MAIGQSDERHGRVLWSFMMSLDGFVAGPNHDMGWMWTGGYRAEPGVIRGYIERTGAIIAGRDGWDSPGGHSPWGGAWRGPIFVLTHHPEDAEPAENVTFLHREPAEVVQLALAAAAGKDIMVFSPNIGAQLLGLGLIDEIDLHIAPVLLGDGIRLYSKPDGTPIRLTPLAENSDTTSTVRVRYRPISRNRDADI; encoded by the coding sequence ATGGCTATCGGGCAGAGTGACGAGCGGCACGGCAGAGTGCTGTGGAGCTTCATGATGTCGCTGGATGGGTTTGTCGCAGGGCCCAACCATGACATGGGCTGGATGTGGACCGGTGGATATCGCGCCGAGCCGGGGGTGATCCGGGGATATATCGAACGAACCGGCGCGATCATCGCAGGACGCGACGGCTGGGACTCTCCAGGAGGCCATAGTCCCTGGGGTGGGGCATGGCGCGGTCCGATCTTCGTTCTCACGCACCATCCCGAAGATGCTGAGCCCGCTGAAAATGTGACGTTCCTGCATCGCGAACCCGCCGAGGTCGTGCAGCTGGCGCTTGCCGCCGCGGCCGGCAAGGACATCATGGTGTTCTCCCCGAATATCGGCGCCCAGCTTCTCGGACTCGGGCTCATCGACGAGATCGACCTGCACATCGCGCCCGTTCTGCTCGGTGACGGCATCCGGCTCTACAGCAAGCCGGATGGCACCCCGATCCGCCTCACGCCGCTCGCCGAGAACAGCGACACCACATCGACAGTTCGGGTGCGATACCGGCCCATCTCCCGCAACAGGGACGCCGATATCTGA
- a CDS encoding glycosyltransferase family 4 protein → MPHSFIGIPSRRILIVTDAWRPQINGVVRTLESIARELTSAGHDIAFLTPERFWTLPVPSYPEVRISLASLGAVSRQIEAAAPDHIHIATEGPLGLLARQYCLSHRLGFTTSFHTRFPEYVAMRVPVPQEWSYGYLRWFHAAAARTMVPTPSLRDDLLARGFDRLMLWSRGVDGTRFRPGPKTLFTDLPGPHLLYVGRVAAEKNVEAFLDLDIAGSRIVVGDGPDCARLQKAYPDAVFLGYRHGEELGELYRSADVLVFPSHTDTFGNVITEALASGTPVAAFPVTGPRDVLSDPKAGALDDNLNIAVARALTLDRADARAHGERFTWAASAAQFFAGLEPLRAGPQRLAAAG, encoded by the coding sequence GTGCCCCATTCATTTATCGGAATTCCGTCCCGCCGCATTCTCATCGTCACCGACGCATGGCGGCCGCAGATCAATGGCGTGGTGCGCACGCTCGAAAGCATCGCCCGCGAGTTGACCAGCGCAGGGCATGACATAGCCTTCCTCACCCCCGAGCGGTTCTGGACGCTGCCGGTGCCATCCTACCCCGAGGTGCGGATTTCGCTGGCCAGCCTTGGCGCCGTGTCGCGGCAGATCGAGGCCGCCGCGCCTGATCATATCCACATCGCCACCGAGGGGCCGCTGGGCCTGCTGGCGCGGCAATATTGCCTCAGTCACCGCCTTGGCTTCACCACCAGCTTCCACACCCGCTTTCCGGAATATGTCGCCATGCGCGTGCCGGTGCCGCAGGAATGGAGCTATGGCTATCTGCGCTGGTTCCACGCCGCCGCCGCCCGCACCATGGTGCCGACGCCCTCATTGCGCGACGATCTGCTGGCGCGCGGCTTCGACCGGCTGATGCTGTGGAGCCGCGGCGTCGATGGCACCCGCTTCCGCCCCGGCCCCAAGACGCTGTTCACCGACCTGCCGGGTCCGCATCTGCTCTATGTCGGGCGCGTCGCCGCCGAGAAGAATGTCGAGGCATTCCTCGATCTCGACATTGCCGGCAGCAGGATCGTGGTCGGCGACGGCCCCGATTGTGCCCGCCTGCAGAAAGCCTATCCCGATGCCGTGTTTCTCGGCTATCGCCATGGCGAGGAGCTGGGCGAACTCTATCGCAGCGCCGATGTGCTGGTCTTCCCCAGCCACACCGATACATTCGGCAATGTCATCACCGAAGCCCTGGCCTCCGGCACGCCCGTTGCGGCCTTTCCGGTCACCGGTCCGCGCGACGTCTTGAGCGATCCCAAAGCCGGCGCGCTCGACGACAACCTCAATATCGCCGTGGCCCGCGCCCTCACGCTGGACCGCGCCGATGCCCGCGCCCATGGCGAGCGCTTCACCTGGGCGGCCAGTGCGGCGCAGTTTTTCGCGGGGCTCGAACCGCTTCGCGCCGGGCCGCAGCGGCTGGCGGCGGCCGGATAA